The following are encoded in a window of Phosphitispora fastidiosa genomic DNA:
- the mobB gene encoding molybdopterin-guanine dinucleotide biosynthesis protein B — protein MIPVISVVGYSNSGKTTLVVKLIREFKQRGFRIATVKHHHRDVDMDVPGKDTWKHAEAGADTVVLACPGKVGIVEKSSRELSLDEIVSRISGVDLIITEGYKKEDKPKIEVFRSEVHTGLITPIGELLAIAADTDFPGMPVFGLDDARGLADFLVEKLSLTAGAHV, from the coding sequence TTGATACCGGTGATTTCAGTTGTCGGATATTCAAACTCAGGAAAAACGACCCTTGTGGTCAAGCTGATCAGAGAATTTAAGCAAAGGGGCTTCAGGATTGCAACTGTCAAACATCACCACAGGGATGTGGATATGGATGTCCCCGGCAAAGACACCTGGAAGCATGCCGAAGCAGGCGCCGACACTGTTGTCCTGGCCTGCCCGGGTAAGGTCGGTATAGTCGAGAAGAGCAGCCGGGAACTATCTCTGGACGAAATTGTGTCCCGGATTTCCGGGGTTGATTTGATTATCACTGAGGGATATAAAAAGGAGGACAAACCCAAAATAGAGGTTTTCCGGTCTGAGGTGCACACCGGACTCATCACCCCAATCGGGGAACTGCTTGCCATAGCCGCTGATACTGATTTTCCGGGTATGCCTGTTTTTGGCCTGGATGATGCCCGGGGGTTGGCGGATTTTCTGGTGGAAAAACTTTCTCTCACAGCTGGCGCTCATGTTTAA